One Tessaracoccus lacteus DNA window includes the following coding sequences:
- a CDS encoding glutaredoxin family protein: MRRVCADLGVGVSVVNIDDDERLRDRYTDHVPVTFVDDELHGYWFVDESALREALTSRPRMRDDVSSGVVPSRKLGRDRVTRTDHPR, encoded by the coding sequence GTGCGTCGCGTCTGCGCGGACCTGGGTGTGGGTGTCAGCGTCGTGAACATCGACGACGACGAGCGGCTGCGCGACCGGTACACCGATCACGTGCCCGTGACGTTCGTCGATGACGAGCTACACGGATACTGGTTTGTTGACGAGAGCGCCTTACGAGAAGCTCTCACGTCGAGGCCGCGAATGCGCGACGATGTGTCCTCAGGCGTTGTCCCCTCAAGAAAGCTAGGACGTGACCGAGTCACTCGAACTGACCACCCCCGCTGA
- the ccsB gene encoding c-type cytochrome biogenesis protein CcsB, whose product MSLSEWSYTAMVTAAVVYTVALIMHALEWSTARGLAALRPEDGSEDRARIRVDFFGRLGLMITVLGAALQATAVVLRGVAAQRAPWGNMYEFVSAALLFAVIVYLVLALRFGMRWLGVGVTLVLSVGLGLAVTEFYVDVAPLVPALHSVWFIIHIVAACISAAAFNIGAIAAIMYLIRDHAERKAHEAGTGLVGYLAKLPTSRRLDLISYRLHAFAVPIWTFTIVAGAIWAQYAWGRFWNWDPKETWSLITWLVYVGYLHARATAGWRGRRVAIVAVVGVITFWFNFIGVNLLFSGLHSYSGI is encoded by the coding sequence ATGAGCCTGTCGGAATGGTCCTACACCGCGATGGTGACGGCCGCCGTCGTCTACACGGTTGCGCTCATCATGCACGCCCTCGAGTGGTCGACGGCGCGCGGGCTCGCTGCGCTCCGCCCCGAGGACGGCAGCGAGGACCGCGCTCGCATCCGGGTCGACTTCTTCGGCCGGCTCGGGCTCATGATCACCGTGCTCGGCGCAGCGCTCCAGGCAACCGCCGTGGTGCTCCGGGGGGTCGCGGCGCAGCGGGCCCCGTGGGGCAACATGTACGAGTTCGTGTCGGCTGCGCTGCTCTTCGCCGTGATCGTGTACCTGGTACTGGCCCTGCGGTTCGGGATGCGCTGGCTCGGCGTCGGCGTCACGCTGGTGCTCAGCGTAGGTCTCGGCCTCGCTGTCACCGAGTTCTACGTCGATGTGGCCCCCCTGGTGCCCGCTCTGCACAGCGTCTGGTTCATCATCCACATCGTCGCGGCGTGCATCTCCGCCGCCGCGTTCAACATCGGTGCGATCGCCGCGATCATGTACCTGATCCGGGACCACGCCGAGCGCAAGGCGCACGAGGCGGGGACGGGGCTCGTCGGGTACCTGGCGAAGCTGCCCACCTCAAGGCGGCTCGACCTGATCTCCTACCGGCTGCACGCGTTCGCCGTCCCGATCTGGACGTTCACGATCGTCGCCGGCGCCATCTGGGCCCAGTACGCGTGGGGCCGTTTCTGGAACTGGGACCCCAAGGAGACCTGGTCCCTGATCACGTGGCTCGTCTACGTCGGCTACCTGCACGCCCGCGCGACCGCGGGCTGGCGCGGGCGCCGCGTCGCCATCGTCGCCGTGGTGGGCGTCATCACGTTCTGGTTCAACTTCATCGGCGTCAACCTGCTGTTCAGTGGGCTGCACTCCTACTCCGGGATCTGA
- a CDS encoding TlpA family protein disulfide reductase, protein MRRRIVLTALVAFGSLSACSAATDASDVSGFTAGDGTVTIVPADQRLEAPVLAGETLEGEPISTADFAGRAIVLNVWGSWCAPCRAEAPDLVAASEQLGDDVAFLGVNTRDLDTAPALAFERSFGLTYPSIYDPDGELLLGFGQLPPKAIPSTLVVDPEGRIAARVLGTVDTSTLVGIVGDVVADS, encoded by the coding sequence GTGAGGCGACGAATCGTCCTCACGGCCCTGGTGGCATTCGGCTCCCTGAGCGCATGCTCAGCGGCCACCGACGCGTCCGATGTCTCCGGGTTCACCGCGGGCGACGGTACCGTCACCATCGTCCCCGCGGACCAGCGCCTCGAGGCACCCGTGCTGGCGGGGGAGACGCTCGAGGGTGAGCCCATCTCCACCGCGGACTTCGCAGGCCGGGCCATCGTGCTGAACGTGTGGGGCTCCTGGTGCGCACCCTGCCGGGCTGAGGCCCCCGACCTGGTGGCCGCCTCCGAGCAGCTGGGCGACGACGTCGCCTTCCTCGGGGTCAACACCCGCGACCTCGACACCGCGCCCGCGCTCGCCTTCGAGCGATCCTTCGGGCTGACCTACCCCAGCATCTACGACCCCGACGGTGAGCTGCTGCTCGGCTTCGGGCAGCTGCCGCCCAAGGCGATCCCGAGCACCCTGGTGGTCGATCCTGAGGGGCGGATCGCCGCGCGCGTGCTCGGCACCGTCGACACGTCGACGCTGGTGGGGATCGTCGGCGACGTGGTGGCCGACTCGTGA
- a CDS encoding histidine phosphatase family protein yields MVDASIVHLQRHGQVENPDGVLYGRLPGFGLSELGHEMAERMGQYWADVPLTHLRCSPLQRAQETIAPTAARHPDLSITTDERVIEAANEFEGMIFGRDNAALRDPRMFWAMRNPLRPSWGEAYADIAKRMRAAIIDAAAEAGPGGQALVVSHQLPIWIARRSAEGRSHVHDPRRRQCTLCSVTSFTVREGVITSVTYAEPVVDLLPVSTTGRKFRVGT; encoded by the coding sequence GTGGTAGATGCGAGCATCGTGCACCTGCAGAGGCACGGACAGGTGGAGAACCCCGACGGCGTCCTGTACGGGCGGCTTCCCGGATTCGGGCTCTCCGAGCTCGGGCACGAGATGGCCGAGCGGATGGGCCAGTACTGGGCCGACGTCCCCCTGACCCACCTGCGCTGCTCTCCGTTGCAGCGCGCTCAGGAGACCATCGCTCCCACCGCAGCGCGGCACCCGGACCTGTCGATCACCACCGACGAGCGGGTCATCGAGGCCGCCAACGAGTTCGAGGGCATGATCTTCGGTCGCGACAACGCCGCACTCCGCGACCCCAGGATGTTCTGGGCCATGCGCAATCCGCTCCGACCCAGCTGGGGCGAGGCCTACGCGGACATCGCGAAGCGGATGCGCGCCGCGATCATCGACGCCGCCGCCGAGGCCGGTCCCGGCGGGCAGGCACTCGTCGTGAGCCACCAGCTCCCCATCTGGATCGCCCGCCGCTCCGCGGAGGGACGCAGCCACGTCCACGACCCCCGCCGCCGCCAGTGCACCCTGTGTTCGGTGACCTCGTTCACCGTTCGCGAGGGCGTCATCACCAGCGTCACCTATGCCGAGCCCGTCGTTGACCTGCTCCCGGTCTCGACGACGGGCCGCAAGTTCAGGGTCGGCACGTGA
- a CDS encoding uroporphyrinogen-III synthase — protein MTESLELTTPADEAGPDQTIGSVTFVGSGPGGLSLLTISGARALSVADLVLVDTDSDLEEVRAMIPAHSTVEVAGVGEVARILGAVAAGQRVVRLGRGDYFSDVDSSGVLAEVLATHGLRINVIPGINRWGAALSFGGVHFGDQCAVLDAMVEVPDIERWPAADTLILRTSGALAAQLASVAAERFGADGETLRMVNMGSTAQVSELLTWREVSASEHSEVYFIVGLGIEDSLRDRYGWFEGKPLFDWRVVTPSTKDPLDALVEELSHYGASTEIVATMSIEPPRTEQAMEKAVRGLVDGRYLWLVFTSPYAVTAIAERLSEYGLDSRALSGIMLAAVGRGTVEALARLGLVPDLVPVVENTTGALANEFPAYDDLIDPLNRVLVPSADVSVEPLLVGLGKLGWEVEEVTAYRTVRAAPPAPEVRDDIKTGMFDAVAFTSATAVRNMIGIAGKPHAATVVAAIGPATAAACKMHGLRVDVVADQPTFESLAEGLAEFADRRRAEQVAAGLPPTKPSQRKRRKRRKVVEADA, from the coding sequence GTGACCGAGTCACTCGAACTGACCACCCCCGCTGACGAGGCGGGTCCCGATCAGACGATCGGCTCCGTGACCTTCGTCGGATCCGGCCCCGGGGGTCTCTCCCTGCTCACCATTTCGGGCGCCCGTGCGCTCAGCGTGGCAGACCTCGTGCTGGTCGACACCGACTCCGACCTCGAGGAGGTCAGGGCGATGATCCCGGCACACTCGACGGTCGAGGTGGCTGGCGTCGGAGAGGTCGCGAGGATCCTGGGGGCGGTCGCCGCCGGCCAGCGGGTCGTTCGGCTCGGACGCGGCGACTATTTCTCCGACGTCGATTCCAGCGGCGTGCTCGCCGAGGTGCTCGCCACGCACGGACTGCGCATCAACGTCATCCCCGGCATCAACAGGTGGGGTGCTGCGCTCAGCTTCGGAGGAGTGCACTTCGGTGACCAGTGCGCGGTGCTGGACGCGATGGTCGAGGTCCCGGACATTGAGCGGTGGCCCGCCGCCGACACGCTCATCCTTCGCACCTCCGGTGCCCTGGCCGCCCAGCTTGCCAGTGTCGCGGCCGAGAGGTTCGGGGCCGATGGCGAGACCCTGCGGATGGTCAACATGGGCAGCACGGCCCAGGTGAGCGAGCTCCTCACCTGGCGCGAGGTCTCGGCCAGCGAGCACTCCGAGGTCTACTTCATCGTCGGCCTCGGCATCGAGGACTCGCTGCGCGACCGGTACGGCTGGTTCGAGGGCAAGCCGCTGTTCGACTGGCGGGTCGTCACCCCGAGCACCAAGGACCCGCTGGACGCCCTCGTGGAGGAGCTCTCGCACTACGGGGCCTCCACCGAGATCGTCGCCACGATGTCCATTGAGCCGCCTCGTACGGAGCAGGCCATGGAGAAGGCGGTCCGCGGGCTGGTCGACGGGCGCTACCTGTGGCTCGTCTTCACCTCCCCCTACGCGGTCACCGCCATCGCGGAGCGCCTGAGCGAGTACGGGCTCGACTCCCGTGCGCTGTCGGGCATCATGCTCGCCGCCGTCGGCCGCGGCACCGTGGAGGCTCTCGCCCGGCTCGGCCTCGTCCCCGACCTGGTGCCGGTCGTCGAGAACACCACCGGCGCGCTCGCCAACGAGTTCCCGGCCTATGACGACCTGATCGATCCCCTGAACCGTGTGCTCGTGCCCAGCGCCGACGTGTCGGTCGAGCCGCTGCTCGTCGGCCTCGGCAAGCTCGGCTGGGAGGTCGAGGAGGTCACGGCGTACCGCACCGTGCGTGCTGCCCCGCCGGCCCCGGAGGTCCGCGACGACATCAAGACAGGCATGTTCGACGCCGTCGCCTTCACCTCCGCCACGGCCGTGCGCAACATGATCGGCATCGCGGGCAAGCCGCACGCCGCGACGGTCGTCGCGGCCATCGGTCCCGCGACCGCCGCCGCGTGCAAGATGCACGGCCTGCGCGTCGACGTGGTCGCCGACCAGCCCACGTTCGAGTCCCTGGCCGAGGGGCTGGCGGAGTTCGCCGACCGTCGCCGTGCCGAGCAGGTCGCGGCCGGCCTGCCGCCGACCAAGCCGTCGCAGCGCAAGCGCCGCAAGCGTCGCAAGGTCGTTGAAGCCGACGCGTAG
- the resB gene encoding cytochrome c biogenesis protein ResB — protein MGRELRDDPVTAPVRRPRRRPGLEFLRWAWGQLTSMRTALLLLFLLALAAIPGSMIPQEGTSAISVIDFKEKYPGWDAVLEPLGMYHVYTSPGFSAIYLLLFISLVGCIIPRVTKYARSVRKPPPALPARIDRLPETRSAAYSGPTDEALDRAEKFLRGRRYRVARAEAGLSAERGYLREAGNLVFHVSLLAVLFGLAWSNLWGYHGTAVVVEGRGFANVLTQYDDFTSGAAVDTDSLEAFSLQVNSFVAEFETGDVQTGAARKFEASLTVTDADGTRDETLTVNEPIMTAGGTQVNLLGHGYAASFTVRDGDGNVAFSGPVVFLPQDGNYTSYGVIKVPDARPSRLAFEAYFFPTAAIDEVGGPYSSFPDALNPQVWLNAWYGEPKEETGAPESVYALDTTGLQPVLADDEEPLRAQMAVGAGFTLPDDLGSITFDGWERWVKLQVSDTPGNAMTLASILIGLIGLSLSLSIRPRRLFIRVAEGMVLTGGLDRADAASGLEDEVAALLAAAADSAPTGHNGDAPEPETHEEPPA, from the coding sequence GTGGGCCGCGAGCTTCGGGACGATCCTGTGACCGCGCCGGTGCGCCGGCCGCGGCGACGACCCGGCCTCGAGTTCCTGCGCTGGGCCTGGGGCCAGCTGACCAGCATGCGCACCGCACTGCTGCTCCTCTTCCTCCTCGCACTGGCCGCCATCCCCGGCTCGATGATCCCGCAGGAGGGCACCTCGGCGATCTCGGTCATCGACTTCAAGGAGAAGTACCCCGGCTGGGACGCGGTCCTCGAACCGCTCGGGATGTACCACGTCTACACGTCGCCGGGGTTCTCAGCCATCTACCTGCTGCTGTTCATCTCGCTGGTCGGCTGCATCATCCCCCGCGTGACCAAGTACGCACGCTCGGTTCGCAAGCCCCCGCCTGCCCTGCCCGCCCGGATCGACAGGCTGCCCGAGACCCGCTCAGCCGCCTACTCCGGCCCGACCGACGAGGCCCTCGACCGGGCAGAGAAATTCCTGCGCGGCAGGCGCTACCGCGTCGCACGCGCGGAAGCCGGCCTCAGCGCGGAGCGCGGCTATCTCCGTGAGGCCGGCAACCTGGTCTTCCACGTCAGCCTGCTCGCCGTCCTGTTCGGGCTGGCCTGGTCCAACCTGTGGGGATACCACGGCACGGCAGTCGTGGTGGAGGGACGCGGCTTCGCCAACGTGCTCACGCAGTATGACGACTTCACCAGCGGCGCGGCAGTCGACACCGACTCCCTCGAGGCCTTCTCACTGCAGGTCAACAGCTTCGTCGCGGAGTTCGAGACCGGCGACGTGCAGACCGGCGCCGCCCGCAAGTTCGAGGCTTCCCTCACGGTCACGGACGCCGACGGCACCCGCGACGAGACCCTGACGGTCAACGAGCCGATCATGACGGCCGGCGGCACCCAGGTGAACCTGCTGGGCCACGGTTACGCCGCCTCGTTCACGGTGCGCGACGGCGACGGCAACGTGGCATTCTCCGGCCCGGTGGTGTTCCTCCCGCAGGACGGCAACTACACCTCCTACGGCGTCATCAAGGTGCCGGACGCCCGCCCCTCCCGGCTCGCTTTCGAGGCCTACTTCTTCCCGACGGCGGCCATCGACGAGGTCGGAGGCCCGTACTCGTCCTTCCCGGACGCGTTGAATCCTCAGGTCTGGCTCAATGCCTGGTATGGGGAGCCGAAGGAGGAGACCGGAGCCCCCGAATCGGTCTACGCACTCGACACGACGGGCCTGCAGCCGGTGCTCGCCGACGACGAGGAGCCGCTGCGCGCGCAGATGGCCGTCGGAGCCGGATTCACGTTGCCCGATGATCTGGGCTCCATCACCTTCGACGGGTGGGAGCGATGGGTGAAGCTCCAGGTCAGCGACACCCCCGGTAACGCGATGACGCTCGCCTCGATCCTGATCGGGCTGATCGGTCTCAGTCTCAGCCTCAGCATCCGGCCGCGGCGCCTCTTCATCCGCGTCGCCGAAGGCATGGTGCTGACGGGGGGCCTCGACAGGGCCGACGCCGCCTCCGGACTCGAGGACGAGGTCGCCGCGCTGCTGGCGGCAGCGGCAGACTCCGCACCGACAGGGCACAATGGGGACGCCCCTGAGCCCGAGACCCACGAGGAGCCGCCCGCATGA
- a CDS encoding 30S ribosomal protein bS22 — translation MGSVIKKRRKRMAKKKHRKLLKKTRIQRRRAGK, via the coding sequence GTGGGTTCTGTTATCAAGAAGCGTCGCAAGCGCATGGCGAAGAAGAAGCACCGCAAGCTGCTGAAGAAGACCCGTATTCAGCGCCGCCGCGCCGGCAAGTAG
- a CDS encoding aspartate-semialdehyde dehydrogenase has product MRVGVFGATGQVGGVMRRLLDERNYPVDEIRYFASSRSAGKKLPWKDGEVVVEDIATADFAGLDVAIFSAGGGTSKQYAEKVAAAGAIVVDNSSAWRMDDRVPLVVAEVNPGDVVDPEIGIIANPNCTTMAAMPVLKPLHDAAGLVGLQVTTFQAVSGSGVKGVEALATQVGEIDDPRVLALDGSALQVADTSPYVAPIAFNVVPLAGSIVDDGDGETDEEKKLRNESRKILHIPGLPVAGTCVRVPVFSGHSLSIHARFDRAITPDEARELLAAAPGVQLADVPTPLMAAGADPSFVGRIRQDQSVADGRGLVLFISNDNLRKGAALNAIQIAELLVR; this is encoded by the coding sequence ATGCGTGTTGGTGTCTTTGGAGCGACCGGCCAGGTCGGCGGCGTGATGCGCCGTCTGCTGGACGAGCGCAACTACCCCGTCGATGAGATCCGTTACTTCGCCTCCTCCCGGTCCGCCGGGAAGAAGCTGCCGTGGAAGGACGGCGAGGTGGTCGTCGAGGACATCGCCACCGCCGATTTCGCAGGCCTGGACGTGGCGATCTTCTCCGCAGGCGGCGGCACCTCCAAGCAGTACGCCGAGAAGGTCGCAGCCGCGGGCGCGATCGTCGTCGACAACTCCAGCGCCTGGCGCATGGACGACCGGGTGCCGCTGGTCGTCGCCGAGGTGAACCCCGGCGACGTCGTCGACCCCGAGATCGGCATCATCGCCAACCCTAACTGCACCACCATGGCGGCCATGCCCGTGCTGAAGCCGCTGCACGACGCGGCGGGGCTCGTCGGCCTGCAGGTCACCACCTTCCAGGCCGTCTCCGGCTCCGGCGTCAAGGGCGTCGAGGCCCTCGCCACCCAGGTCGGCGAGATCGACGACCCGCGCGTGCTCGCGCTCGACGGCTCGGCCCTCCAGGTGGCCGACACGTCCCCGTACGTCGCGCCCATCGCCTTCAACGTGGTGCCGCTGGCCGGCAGCATCGTCGACGACGGTGACGGCGAGACCGACGAGGAGAAGAAGCTCCGCAACGAGTCGCGCAAGATCCTGCACATCCCCGGCCTTCCCGTCGCCGGGACCTGCGTCCGCGTGCCGGTGTTCTCCGGGCACTCGCTGAGCATCCACGCCCGCTTCGACCGGGCCATCACGCCCGACGAGGCACGCGAACTCCTCGCCGCGGCGCCCGGAGTCCAGCTGGCCGACGTCCCCACCCCGCTGATGGCGGCCGGCGCCGACCCGTCGTTCGTCGGCCGGATCCGGCAGGACCAGAGCGTCGCCGACGGCAGGGGTCTCGTGCTGTTCATCAGCAACGACAATCTCCGCAAGGGCGCCGCCCTCAACGCCATCCAGATCGCGGAACTGCTGGTCCGATGA
- the proC gene encoding pyrroline-5-carboxylate reductase: protein MKLAMVGVGSMGEALLAGWLASGVVTPDEVGVVQRTAERAAQLGERYGVPAVSLPEAAAAETLVLAVKPHQMGGVLEQVAGSLGPDTLVVSVAAGVTLADLEGALPGAAVIRVMPNTPSLVGHGMAGIIAGTSADAAQTGRVVDLMRAVGGAMITDEAHLDALTALSGSGPAYLYYVAEAMIEAGVHQGLPRAQATELVNQTFVGAAAMLDQAGESATVLRERVTSPGGTTAAALRALDDHGVRSGFLAAVEACARRSAEMSRRD from the coding sequence ATGAAGCTGGCCATGGTCGGCGTCGGCTCGATGGGTGAGGCGCTGCTCGCGGGCTGGCTTGCCTCCGGCGTCGTCACGCCCGATGAGGTCGGCGTCGTGCAGCGCACCGCCGAGCGTGCCGCGCAGCTGGGGGAGAGGTACGGCGTCCCGGCCGTCAGCCTGCCCGAGGCCGCGGCGGCAGAGACCCTGGTCCTCGCCGTGAAGCCGCACCAGATGGGCGGCGTGCTGGAGCAGGTCGCAGGATCGCTGGGTCCCGACACGCTTGTCGTGTCCGTCGCGGCGGGCGTCACGCTCGCCGACCTCGAAGGTGCCCTGCCCGGCGCCGCCGTCATCCGCGTGATGCCGAACACACCCTCGCTCGTCGGGCACGGCATGGCCGGCATCATCGCGGGGACCTCGGCGGACGCCGCCCAGACCGGCCGGGTCGTCGACCTGATGCGTGCGGTGGGCGGTGCCATGATCACCGATGAGGCCCATCTGGACGCGCTCACCGCACTGTCGGGCTCCGGGCCGGCCTACCTCTACTACGTGGCCGAGGCCATGATCGAGGCCGGCGTCCACCAGGGCCTGCCGCGGGCACAGGCGACCGAGCTCGTGAACCAGACCTTCGTCGGCGCCGCCGCCATGCTCGACCAGGCGGGCGAGTCCGCCACCGTGCTGCGCGAGCGGGTCACGTCGCCGGGCGGCACCACGGCCGCCGCCCTGCGCGCGCTCGACGACCACGGGGTGCGCTCCGGGTTCCTGGCCGCGGTCGAGGCGTGCGCCCGGCGCAGCGCCGAGATGTCGCGTCGTGACTGA
- a CDS encoding CPBP family intramembrane glutamic endopeptidase codes for MTAEVAPGYRRVLWAEMAVVLMVSLGQSAVYAILSIIERMTRGVSLGSQTSTINSSATPDRPWLDLAYQVAYMTMPLMPVLLAFYLLAVHRRPEEGPFRVMGFDLRRPGFDLAWGFGIFAGIGAAGLAFYLTAVAIGINTQVSPANLAENWWTVPVLILLAIKNGILEEVLMIGFLFTRWSQTGGRMWVIVVISSLIRGAYHLYQGFGGFIGNVVMGLAFGWLFLTVLKRRVMPLVVTHSLLDIVSFLGAGLLPTLMSWIGR; via the coding sequence ATGACCGCGGAGGTCGCCCCCGGGTACCGCAGGGTGCTGTGGGCCGAGATGGCCGTGGTCCTCATGGTCTCGCTCGGCCAGTCGGCCGTGTATGCGATCCTGTCGATCATCGAGAGGATGACCCGCGGCGTCTCGCTCGGCAGCCAGACCTCGACGATCAACTCGTCGGCCACCCCTGACAGGCCGTGGCTCGACCTGGCCTACCAGGTCGCTTACATGACCATGCCTCTGATGCCGGTGCTGCTGGCCTTCTACCTCCTCGCGGTACACCGTCGGCCTGAGGAGGGGCCGTTTCGCGTCATGGGCTTCGACCTGCGACGCCCCGGCTTCGACCTGGCCTGGGGGTTCGGGATCTTCGCGGGCATCGGCGCCGCCGGCCTGGCCTTCTACCTCACTGCCGTGGCCATCGGCATCAACACGCAGGTCAGCCCCGCGAACCTCGCCGAGAACTGGTGGACGGTGCCGGTTCTGATCCTCCTCGCGATCAAGAACGGCATCCTCGAGGAGGTGCTGATGATCGGCTTCCTCTTCACCCGCTGGTCCCAGACGGGCGGGCGGATGTGGGTCATCGTGGTCATCTCCTCGCTGATCCGTGGGGCCTACCACCTCTACCAGGGCTTCGGCGGATTCATCGGCAACGTCGTGATGGGGCTGGCCTTCGGCTGGCTGTTCCTGACGGTGCTGAAGCGACGCGTCATGCCGCTCGTGGTCACGCACTCGCTGCTCGACATCGTCTCGTTCCTCGGCGCCGGCCTGCTGCCGACGCTCATGTCGTGGATCGGCCGCTGA
- a CDS encoding cytochrome c biogenesis CcdA family protein — translation MLVAIPVAMLAGVVSFVSPCVLPLLPGYLSYASGLGAAEIASGEGPRRLLIGGSLGFVLGFSVVFVLTGAAIGGLGTLLLGNARIITVVLGLLIIVLGAAFAGWLPVPSFWRPAVAPRLGVWASPLLGMVFGLGWTPCIGPALSVVLTLALNEGSAVRGGVLAFAYALGLGIPFLAFAAAFTALAPRLDWLRRHQVLIQRIGGVAMIVVGVAMVTGLWDTLTAALRQWAASFGTIL, via the coding sequence ATGCTGGTCGCGATACCCGTCGCCATGCTGGCGGGGGTCGTGTCCTTCGTGTCGCCGTGCGTGCTTCCCCTGCTGCCCGGCTACCTCAGCTACGCGTCCGGCTTGGGCGCCGCCGAGATCGCCAGCGGGGAGGGGCCACGCAGGCTGCTGATCGGCGGGTCTCTCGGTTTCGTGCTGGGGTTCAGCGTCGTGTTCGTGCTCACGGGCGCCGCGATCGGCGGCCTCGGGACGCTGCTGCTCGGCAACGCCCGCATCATCACGGTGGTCCTCGGGTTGCTGATCATCGTGCTGGGCGCCGCCTTCGCCGGCTGGCTCCCCGTCCCCTCCTTCTGGCGGCCCGCCGTCGCCCCCCGGCTGGGAGTGTGGGCATCGCCGCTGCTCGGCATGGTGTTCGGCCTCGGCTGGACCCCCTGCATCGGGCCGGCGCTGTCCGTCGTGCTGACACTCGCGCTCAACGAGGGCTCCGCCGTGCGCGGGGGAGTCCTCGCCTTCGCCTACGCCCTCGGCCTGGGGATCCCGTTCCTGGCGTTCGCAGCGGCATTCACGGCCCTGGCACCCAGGCTCGACTGGCTGCGCCGCCACCAGGTGCTGATCCAGCGCATCGGTGGAGTCGCGATGATCGTCGTCGGGGTGGCCATGGTCACCGGTCTGTGGGACACCCTGACCGCAGCGCTGCGCCAGTGGGCCGCGAGCTTCGGGACGATCCTGTGA